In the Plasmodium gaboni strain SY75 chromosome 13, whole genome shotgun sequence genome, aaaaaaaaaatatatgaacatatatataatatacatacatacatatatatatatatatatatttatttatttatttattcattttaatttttttttttttttccacGTTTAGATGATACCAATGTTGATAACAAGGCCACCGAATCTACTGCTGTAGATTCAGATGCCAAATTGGAGATTTCTAGTAAGGTGTCTgacaaaaagaaaaacaagaaaaacgaagataaaaagaaaaagaagaaaaaggaTGACACATCAGAATCGTCCGACTCCTCAAGTGACAGTGATGATGATTcagaagaagaaaataaaaaagaagtaaaaaaagatgtaaaaaatgatgtaaaaaaagatgtaaaaaatgatgtaaaaaaagatgtaaaaaatgatgtaaaaaatgatgtaaaaaaagatgtaaaaaatgatgtaaaaaatgatgTAAAAAAAGATGTAAAAAAGGATGATTCATCGTCAGATTCGGATTCTAGCTCAGATTCAGACGATTCAGATGATTCTGATGACTCCGATTCAGATGAAGTAGAAGAAAAGAAAGAGAAAGAAAGTGATAAGGTAGTTAAACCAAGTAATAATACTAATAAGGTAGAAGAAAAGAAGAAGGCTGAAACCGAAACAGATTCGGACTCAGATTCAGACTCCGATTCTGATTCTGATTCAGACTCTGATTCagatgatgaagaaaaggaagagaaaaaagaagctgcaaaaaataaagaagaagTAACAAAGAAGAAAGACGAAGGAAAAGCAAAGTCCGATTCTGATTCGGATTCTGACACAGACTCAGATTCAGATTCAGACTCAGACTCAGATTCCGATTCTGATGAAGTTAAAGAACAAAAAGATGACAATAAACTAAAGACCAATAATGCAAACAGTACAAACAATTTAGAAGTAGAGGAAGAGAAGAACAATTTGAATGGTGTTGACGGAAAAAACAAAAGgaagaatataaatgtagaagaaaataaaaaaggtaaaaacaagaaacaaaaattaagtaataatatagagacaaataatatgaatgagaataatatgaatttCCAGGATGATGGAAATTTTGTAAATGAAAAAGgagaatatatattgacTATGTTAAATATTAGTAGAGAAACAACAGATGTAGATATTCGTagttttttaaaagatcAGTTAGATACAGATTATAGTGAGgatactatatatatacatataaatgtGCATAATAACAgtgcatatatatattgttctgaagaaaaagtaaaaaataaactTTTATCAATGCATAATCCAAAATTTAATGGGGTACCTGTGAATTTCCTTGATAACCCACATGTAGATAAGAAGATAATATTACATCATTCTAATAAAGATACATCACAACAAGATGTAAGAAATATGTTTGAACAATATGGATATATAGTCGAAGTATTCTTTCCAAAGACATATCCAAAAATATTTGTGCGATTTGATAATCTACAAAGTTGTATTAAGTCACTAGAACAAGATGGTTGTCTTTTAAAAGATAAGTTTATACAAGTATCTTTAGCTTTAAATAATTCTATGcaagataataataaaagaaactctatgcataataataatggaatgaataaaaatagagGAGGAGGAGGAAATAAAGGATTCTTTGGAAAGAAATTTAGTACCAACtcaaataattttaataacaacaataataatggaaataattataataataataataattataataataataacaataataataataatggtaataattttaataaaaataacaaaaaaaaattctcCAAACCATtcaataattttaaaaacaaaaaaagttttaattaaaaaatgaaattaatTAAACATATGCATTAttcatgtatatatatataaatatatttaaaaatatgttcttgaaaaaaattataataataaaaaaaaaaaaaaaaaatacacacacatagatatatacatatatatatatatacatattttaattaaatattctttatattattatactgttttatatataacagTTGTATTCATgttacatttttaaaattaaatagttaacattttctttttttttttctttttctttttttaattaataaaaaaaatcaacaaacatataattaatataaaacgatcatttgtttttaattcaatataattaatttgaaacttaaaaaaataaaaatttttttttttttttttgaacTAGCCATAATGACATATTAATCAATCTACTAGCCAAAataggaaaaaaaaaaaaaaaaaaaaaaaaaatatacatacataaataaataaataaataaatatatatatatatatatatatgttaatatataccTTATTGGATATGTATGCAGTTATGATCCATAGgaattatattaaaatattttaatacaCATTTTAGACGGCCATTCcaattaattttttttatatttatgttcTGTCTATTTGTATGAGCTGCGAGAGAGCTGACCAGTCAGGTCTTTGTTTGTATTCATAAATCAACATGTTTCTTAAAAGGTAAAATAAGTGTGGTTTTGTGATATATGATTGCATCATTTCAACTTTACTTTGGAAAATGTATTGGtcattaatataatataagaTATCTTCAttcatcattataatataatagaaACATAATCCTAAACAGAAgatatcatttttataaaaatatttctcTATATGTTTgggtttttttttttttcctgTCGTGTCTATAATAgacatttttttatttaaataaaaaaacatttcaggtgatatatatttaggaatatttttttttttatgtataacaaaaaaatagaaattTTGTAATTTTAATCGTGGTATAAAATTTCCAAGTAAAATATTCAAACCATCATTACTAATAAATAAATTGGATGGTTTAATATTCCCATGACAAATATTACAATCTTGTAAATAGCACATAAgtttaataatattacaaaggtttttatatatcaactcattattaaaatgatattttatataaggttgtacattttttgaaatatgtgtttttatatttccatTTAAGAGGAAAGGTGTTAAGAAACCTGCTACATTCGATTCGGAGTGcacatttttatattttaaaattattatatcacTGTAAGGTAAAACACTAATATCTTcataatttatttcttttttgttatCTCTGTCTATAATAGATTTATTTTGTGTTcttatattctttttatcaATGAATTCATTTGATTGTTGCTTTTTCATGTGTCCACAACGATTCccattattatcattattttcttcGTTTTTTTGGTCATTCTCttcatattcattataattatgaacacaatattctttatattcatataacttatttttaatatatttgcCTTCATTTATAAGGACATTTATATTAAGACCACATTGTTTAGCTTCtgaaaaaaagaattcTCGATTATCTATAATAGTGTCTTCACACTCCATTAactttatattatataaataggTTTTATATGGCTCTTCTTCATTTCCTccataataataattattattattataattattattataataattattattgttactatttatttgattatTTGCTCTATCATATTTTGACAGACTTTTATGATTTCCcacttttttttcattattgTCTTTATAgttttcattataatattccttctttaaatattcaCGTAAATAATCTGGTTCCACATTCAAATTAGGTATATCTATAcgaaatatataacaaggttccttttttattataatgtcaaatttttcatcaattgtttttatattagaaagtttttctttaatattttttttttcatcatttaatcttaataatatttgattagctttatttatttcctcatcattattttgatCATTAAATGTATCTGAATTATTATCcatattttcatcttcTAAATTTTCACACATCCTGTGTGTaacatttaataatttatcCACTCTATTTAAATGCTTCTtacaattattatgaaCTATATTAccattatattttataacataACTATATCcaaatttattatcattacCTTCATTTTCAATAACAAATACAAACTCCTCTGGCCACATTATTCGATTTCTTAACATATTCCATTTACTCATGTTGATATAATGTCTTATGCTgtattgtttttatataacataataaCATATTCGTGAACTAgccaaaaaaaaaaaaaaaaaaaaaaaaaaataaatgtatatcataaatatgtatgaaCAAGTCAGGCCAAAACATGCATAATTTGacattaaaaataaaataatataaatatataaataaataaatatatattatatatatatatatatatatatataaataaataaatatatattattattatctataaatatagaaaaacaaaaaataataaattaaacTTTGAATTGTTctttgataatatattaataaaatgttcaatagtaaatattaaaatttacAACGGAAAATGgttcaaaaaaaatgaagaaaaaattcACAATGTTTGGtacacataaaaaaaaaaaataaaacaaaaaaaaacaaaagaaacaaattaaaaaaataaaataataaaataataaaaaaataaaaNNNNNNNNNNNNNNNNNNNNNNNNNNNNNNNNNNNNNNNNNNNNNNNNNNNNNNNNNNNNNNNNNNNNNNNNNNNNNNNNNNNNNNNNNNNNNNNNNNNNNNNNNNNNNNNNNNNNNNNNNNNNNNNNNNNNNNNNNNNNNNNNNNNNNNNNNNNNNNNNNNNNNNNNNNNNNNNNNNNNNNNNNNNNNNNNNNNNNNNNNNNNNNNNNNNNNNNNNNNNNNNNNNNNNNNNNNNNNNNNNNNNNNNNNNNNNNNNNNNNNNNNNNNNNNNNNNNNNNNNNNNNNNNNNNNNNNNNNNNNaataaaataataaaaaaataaaagaattaacataaaatatatattaatgtaggtagaaaaaattacactaaaaaattttttttttttaaatgatatataattataaatatatataaatacaaatatatatatatatatatatatatatatatatatatatatatatatatatatatatatttatttttatttttatttttatttttattttatgagggttattttttaaaacttttaattataacaaaaaaaaaatatatatttataacatatattctttaacgtgacattattaaatgaaCGGGAAACTTTTTGTCTTCATTTTCGCCAGCAAATTTTCTAAAACAATACAGAATATATCCCTATAAaattaaacaaataaataaaaatgtaataacATCAAGTGAAAAaagttttattttaattacagagagtttttaaaattttttagGATTCGACAATTGTAAGAAAGATTAAATATACATCTTAAATATACAGTTTTgatttcttttaattttaatcGGTACctatatgaaaaaaaaaaaaaaaaaaaaagaatagacatcattttttttgcagtttattaaaaatgaacattcacatataacaatataaatatattacatatcATTTGTTGTGTTGTGTTgtgtgtttttttttttttgttttttttttgtttgttttttttttttttttcattacTTTTTGGCGACTTGATATACGTCATCATTATAACAATCATAAATAATCATTGCATAATAAAATCTCTTAATTTTTATCCATTCcaaattttcatatatcTGGTCAATATTTAAtctaaaaaatatatatatatatatatatatatatataatataatatatgattatgcatattatatatagacAAGGGTGTGGTCGAATTTAATAAAcatgtattattatatacaaaagATGTTTTatagtaaaaaaaaaataaatacataatatatatatatatatatatatatatatatattgatattttatatacacatatttttatattatatttttaaaagttCGCACTTTCCCTTTATAATGCTTGCAGAAGCATCGAAAAGATCATCAACATTTTTTAACTCGAAATTTTTTAACTTTTCAACGTTCAGACCAAAAAACTGAAAAATGTTCttgatatttttattctgTGACATAAGtatttgttcatatatatcaaagtggatttttaaatttatttcGGAATTTATGCAGAAGGCAAAGATCATGAGTAAAACATCAGGTGGAAGCccttcaaaaaaaaaaaaaaaataaatatataaatataaataaatatatatatatatatatatatttttatttttatttttatttttatggGTTTTGTTTTTTCTCAGTTTAATGTACCTTTAAcgtatatatattttactattgagtaattaaatataaactCCATAATACTTGATGCTGACTGTACATACGAAAATAATTCTGTACATGCAATTGGatcatcatcatttaatatatcatatataaaaagatCATATTGTTGAAGATTTATATTGATAAGGAAaagatattttataaattcaacatataaattttgGAATAGGTTTTTATTGAATTCAATatctttaaatattaataagaTTGTTATAAATGGTAAAGTGAAAAATGATGTTTGTTTATCAAcagaaatattttttcctttataattatgatataattttttaaaaatggtaattttttgtgttatattatatttcattaatatattagGATTAATAGTCTGATTAATATATTGGAAatcaaatattttattaatatcacagaaattaatattgaatattttattaaatacatgttcataataattcttttcTTGTTCATATGGAATAgtaattaatttattttcaaataaatattgaAAGGTTTGTTTAACATCGATGAGAATTTTCTCACTCACATTATTAccaatattattattattatcattattatcaatacCATTATTTATGGCGCCTTCCATACTTTTTGCCTTAAAAAATTTGATactatataaatataaaaaatcaaacatttcctttttcgtttttattaatttcaaatgtataaaatctaataaaaatttacaCATTTGgaaattatttaatgtagtttttaatttagatgtttcttcttcatcatataatattttttctaaataaTGTTTTTCTGCATTAGATACAAATATGATAACTTTGCCATCACAATCATAATCATAATCTAATATAGGAGGTAAGCCACTTGAATCACTATATCTTCTATCAGGGGTTGTCATAAAACTTTTATTTGTACTGTCATCCAAATTTTTACAACTTGTAGTACTATcatacatttttttctgaGATCTTCCACATCGTCCAGCCATCTGTGTAATTTCATCTTTTGTTATAAAAGATTTTCCTAATTTTAAACTACGAATTATTATAGTATGAATATTCATATTGATCCCTACTGATAATGTTGTTGTACAACacaaacaaaataatatattattccTAAAAGAATTTTCAATAAGACTCTTctcattaatatttaaacctgaatgatgataaaatattccATTCATAATCATCTTTTCAACGTTTGCTACTTTTATTGTCAAATCTTTCAAATCctttaataatttaaacCTCTTCTCTTTTAATtccatatttattttatattccctcttattcaaataatatggaAGTATAGTACTTATAAATGATGCAGTCTGTTCACTCTTATTTTTTGATGgacaaaatattaaaacatttttttttaaaataaattcttCACTCATCATATATCCCAAATGGTTCGGATCCAACACATTACAATTTTCCAACGTTCTCTCCACCTCCTTTTTGTTTATATCCTTGTATAATGAGTTGTCTATTTTATACAggtattttatttgttgtAATTTTGTTTTGCTTTCATACACATTGGCTTCTAACCATTCAGCTAGctaaaaggaaaaaaaaaaaaaaaaataaattgtacatatatatatatatatatatattttatgagCATATAGCCAAAATTTTTGCATGcagaaaatttttttaaaattagATAAAATAACCTTAACAGGCAAGgtcatattatatatttaaaaaaaaaaaaaaaacacacacacacacacacacacacacacacatacatacatatatatgtatatatttttcattttttttaattttacCTGGTCAATGTTGGAAAGGGTCGCAGAAAAACCATATGCcttaatattataaatgtgactaaaatttttttggatatatttaattttgGTTAGCAAGGATTCAATATAAAATCCCCTCTTTTgattattaatataatgaatttcatcaagtataaataaataattaaattttaaattatttttaataataatacttaAAATGGTATTAGCTTGTTCAAATGTGCATAAAGCCAAATCTGTTGATAGACTATATGAGTATCCTGTAAAATCATTActattaaattttttaatatttaaagatACTGTTTTATCACcaaataatttatcataatattcatatttttcattaattAGAGATAAAGTTGGTAAGGTTAAAATTACTCTAAATCCTTTATATAAAACTTGACgaataataagaatatcATAAATTAATGTTTTGCCCATACCTGTAGGTATTTTAAATAAGAAATtgttataaaatttatgaCTCTGATTATTATTCAGATTACATATCTGTgacatttttttataagatgaattttcaatattatcaaaTGTATCACATTTAGAATGGCTACTGCTAAGATTGTATTCGTTAGTATCTTCATTAGAACATTCATTTGTATTATCACGTGTATTATGATGTATATTTTGATGTATATTTTGATGTATATTTTGATgtatattatcatttgtatatgactttattttatcatcCATATAGTTAGCAGTATTATCaccatttttattattccTACCAAACGTTATATCACTTTTAATTTGATCT is a window encoding:
- a CDS encoding hypothetical protein (conserved Plasmodium protein, unknown function), producing the protein MALNIFKKKKSKDKKEELKDIKGDDTNVDNKATESTAVDSDAKLEISSKVSDKKKNKKNEDKKKKKKKDDTSESSDSSSDSDDDSEEENKKEVKKDVKNDVKKDVKNDVKKDVKNDVKNDVKKDVKNDVKNDVKKDVKKDDSSSDSDSSSDSDDSDDSDDSDSDEVEEKKEKESDKVVKPSNNTNKVEEKKKAETETDSDSDSDSDSDSDSDSDSDDEEKEEKKEAAKNKEEVTKKKDEGKAKSDSDSDSDTDSDSDSDSDSDSDSDEVKEQKDDNKLKTNNANSTNNLEVEEEKNNLNGVDGKNKRKNINVEENKKGKNKKQKLSNNIETNNMNENNMNFQDDGNFVNEKGEYILTMLNISRETTDVDIRSFLKDQLDTDYSEDTIYIHINVHNNSAYIYCSEEKVKNKLLSMHNPKFNGVPVNFLDNPHVDKKIILHHSNKDTSQQDVRNMFEQYGYIVEVFFPKTYPKIFVRFDNLQSCIKSLEQDGCLLKDKFIQVSLALNNSMQDNNKRNSMHNNNGMNKNRGGGGNKGFFGKKFSTNSNNFNNNNNNGNNYNNNNNYNNNNNNNNNGNNFNKNNKKKFSKPFNNFKNKKSFN
- a CDS encoding putative protein kinase, with protein sequence MSKWNMLRNRIMWPEEFVFVIENEGNDNKFGYSYVIKYNGNIVHNNCKKHLNRVDKLLNVTHRMCENLEDENMDNNSDTFNDQNNDEEINKANQILLRLNDEKKNIKEKLSNIKTIDEKFDIIIKKEPCYIFRIDIPNLNVEPDYLREYLKKEYYNENYKDNNEKKVGNHKSLSKYDRANNQINSNNNNYYNNNYNNNNYYYGGNEEEPYKTYLYNIKLMECEDTIIDNREFFFSEAKQCGLNINVLINEGKYIKNKLYEYKEYCVHNYNEYEENDQKNEENNDNNGNRCGHMKKQQSNEFIDKKNIRTQNKSIIDRDNKKEINYEDISVLPYSDIIILKYKNVHSESNVAGFLTPFLLNGNIKTHISKNVQPYIKYHFNNELIYKNLCNIIKLMCYLQDCNICHGNIKPSNLFISNDGLNILLGNFIPRLKLQNFYFFVIHKKKNIPKYISPEMFFYLNKKMSIIDTTGKKKKPKHIEKYFYKNDIFCLGLCFYYIIMMNEDILYYINDQYIFQSKVEMMQSYITKPHLFYLLRNMLIYEYKQRPDWSALSQLIQIDRT
- a CDS encoding putative DEAD box helicase, translating into LGIHKLYKEQAECLCKIFLNDDIENKIKNGIYMNDGNNEEYVSNENTHYKSNVEGNTDFSMNLNFFCDMNIVEMKNKNYTPVKKEDLQTDEFTDQIKSDITFGRNNKNGDNTANYMDDKIKSYTNDNIHQNIHQNIHQNIHHNTRDNTNECSNEDTNEYNLSSSHSKCDTFDNIENSSYKKMSQICNLNNNQSHKFYNNFLFKIPTGMGKTLIYDILIIRQVLYKGFRVILTLPTLSLINEKYEYYDKLFGDKTVSLNIKKFNSNDFTGYSYSLSTDLALCTFEQANTILSIIIKNNLKFNYLFILDEIHYINNQKRGFYIESLLTKIKYIQKNFSHIYNIKAYGFSATLSNIDQLAEWLEANVYESKTKLQQIKYLYKIDNSLYKDINKKEVERTLENCNVLDPNHLGYMMSEEFILKKNVLIFCPSKNKSEQTASFISTILPYYLNKREYKINMELKEKRFKLLKDLKDLTIKVANVEKMIMNGIFYHHSGLNINEKSLIENSFRNNILFCLCCTTTLSVGINMNIHTIIIRSLKLGKSFITKDEITQMAGRCGRSQKKMYDSTTSCKNLDDSTNKSFMTTPDRRYSDSSGLPPILDYDYDCDGKVIIFVSNAEKHYLEKILYDEEETSKLKTTLNNFQMCKFLLDFIHLKLIKTKKEMFDFLYLYSIKFFKAKSMEGAINNGIDNNDNNNNIGNNVSEKILIDVKQTFQYLFENKLITIPYEQEKNYYEHVFNKIFNINFCDINKIFDFQYINQTINPNILMKYNITQKITIFKKLYHNYKGKNISVDKQTSFFTLPFITILLIFKDIEFNKNLFQNLYVEFIKYLFLININLQQYDLFIYDILNDDDPIACTELFSYVQSASSIMEFIFNYSIVKYIYVKGLPPDVLLMIFAFCINSEINLKIHFDIYEQILMSQNKNIKNIFQFFGLNVEKLKNFELKNVDDLFDASASIIKGKLNIDQIYENLEWIKIKRFYYAMIIYDCYNDDVYQVAKKYRLKLKEIKTVYLRCIFNLSYNCRILKNFKNSLDIFCIVLENLLAKMKTKSFPFI